One Rhinolophus sinicus isolate RSC01 linkage group LG06, ASM3656204v1, whole genome shotgun sequence DNA window includes the following coding sequences:
- the CD81 gene encoding CD81 antigen, with protein MGVEGCTKCIKYLLFVFNFVFWLAGGVILGVALWLRHDPQTTSLLYLELGDRPAPNTFYVGIYILIAVGAVMMFVGFLGCYGAIQESQCLLGTFFTCLVILFACEVAAGIWGFVNKDQIAKDVKQFYDQALQQAVLDDDANNAKTVVKTFHETLSCCGSNTLLSLATSLFKNNLCPSDSNFMSNVFKKDCHQKIDELFSGKLYLIGIAAIVVAVIMIFEMILSMVLCCGIRNSPVY; from the exons ATGGGGGTGGAGGGCTGCACCAAGTGCATCAAATACCTGCTCTTCGTCTTCAATTTCGTCTTCTGG CTGGCCGGAGGTGTGATCCTGGGTGTGGCCCTGTGGCTGCGCCATGACCCACAGACCACCAGCCTCCTCTACCTGGAGCTCGGAGACAGGCCTGCACCCAACACCTTCTATGTCG gTATCTACATCCTTATTGCTGTGGGTGCCGTGATGATGTTCGTCGGGTTCCTGGGCTGCTACGGGGCCATCCAGGAGTCCCAGTGCTTGCTGGGGACG TTCTTCACCTGCCTGGTGATCCTGTTTGCCTGTGAAGTGGCTGCTGGTATCTGGGGCTTTGTCAACAAGGACCAG ATTGCTAAGGACGTGAAGCAGTTCTATGACCAGGCCTTGCAGCAGGCCGTGCTGGACGACGACGCCAACAATGCCAAGACGGTGGTGAAGACCTTCCACGAGACG CTCAGCTGCTGCGGCTCCAACACCCTGCTCTCACTGGCCACGTCTCTGTTCAAGAACAATCTGTGTCCCTCGGACAGCAACTTCATGAGCAACGTGTTTAAG AAAGACTGCCACCAGAAGATCGATGAGctcttctctgggaagctgtACCTCATTGGCATTGCGGCCATTGTGGTCGCTGTGATCATG ATCTTCGAGATGATCCTCAGcatggtgctctgctgtggcaTCCGGAACAGCCCCGTGTACTGA